The Alosa alosa isolate M-15738 ecotype Scorff River chromosome 11, AALO_Geno_1.1, whole genome shotgun sequence sequence ACCATGGGCGTGCTCGGGTCGCTCTCGTAACCCGCTGCGTGGCTGTGGAGGCGACAGGACGGCTCAGTTTTAAGACAGGCAGCGAGAAGATTATCACaccaaaaaaaatctgtttaatGAGGCATGCAATTGAAAGTAAAGCAGTGATCAAATGCACCAGTGCACAGCATAGCATTCAAGGATATCTTGTGTTACTACAATGCAATTTTAAACAGAGTATCAATAACAATGGCTTAACATAAAACCAAACCAGTTTACTGTTCCTACATCTGTCACTAAATAGTTGAATTGTGTTTAGATGACACATGCCGTACAAACGCAATCCCTCAGTAAAGTTTAAGGGTAAAAAGAAACCCTGTAATTCAGTTTGACAGTGGGGCAAATTGCTCTCTGCTCTTTAGTGCCATATATCCAGCTCTGAAATCCCAGGTAGGGGCCCAGAATGACAAGATGAATGGGGAACTGTGTACCGCCCTCAGATTTATCCGCGAGTCTGAGTGCTCACCTCGTAGTCCCCAAACAGTGACCCTGGATTAGCGCACGTCTCCCTCCCCTCGGCATGCTGTGCAGCCTCTCCTCCGCCGAGGTCGCGGCGGCGCGGGAGAGTCGGGGAGGGAGACAGCCGTAATGCCGACAGACAGCTCCACTCAGATTCAGTTCAGCCCAGCTCACAATTGACGGTATACGGCACAGAGCGTCGGACTTGTGGCCAAGGGCTTTCAACATCGTCAttcaaaaagaaagagaaattgaGTGATAAGCTAATATCGCATAGTTTTGATGTTTTTAGGTTAGTTGCCTGTTTTGTGCGAAACTTATTTTTTGATCAGTCTTAGGATTCctctgaaaatgtgtgttttatCAATGTTGGAATTCCTGTCTGTGGTACTGTGTTCAAACATTTAGAGATTTACTTAATGTTTTGGATGGTAGGAGGGGCAGGATTTGTGTCCCTTTCGATCAtagatgaaaaaaataaaataaaacaactttGTCTGCGATGCATAAAGCCCCCTTTGTCTCCTCGCCGTGCGCTGTAAGACACCCAGACTAGGGGGACAGTGCAGACAGCATCCTGTGATAAATCTCCCTACAGTTCCTTCATTCACTGGCTCGTAGTGGCTGTGCGGTTGCACTGGGCTTTGGCCCTGGGCTCCTGAGTCCTCCTGGCCTTGGGATCCAGGCACTGCCGCTGGGTGCTAAAGGTGGAgggaaggagggtagggggGGTTGCCGGCACTCGGCTGGAGGAGAACCAGAGGAATCAGGAATCAGAGCTCTGGCTGTGATCTCCTCCTCATGCGGAGATGGGCCCCTGTGAGTCTGATTTTCCACAGACTGGCCTCTTGTCGCACTCACACTCGCATTTAGCAGCGGATTAATCATCCAGTCGCCCCTTTTCTGTCtcggcatgttttttttttgtttttattcattttttctttctttaatggaacgggagggaaggggaggggagggtgaggCACAAGGGTCACAGTCTCTCTGGAGATGGGCGCACACAGTCGTGGCGCGGCGCACCGAACGGGATGGCGGGCCCAGCTCCAAGGGGTCGGGTCGTCCTATTGTATAAGCCAGGCTACTTCCACCAGCTCCCGGCCAAGAGAGACCCCCTTTTCCTACGCTCCCGTCTCCCGGCCTGGTCAAGGTTGACACGCCGCGCTGGGAAATATACGACAGGATACATTTCCCCCCCAGCagacaaaacagacagacagacacacacacacacacacacacacacacacactcatacacacacaaacacacacacacactgactgcacATGACCCCTAACATGAACATGGAAGCAGACAAGTCGAGGTGACAGGCCTAAGTCTCAAATTTAGACCTTTTGTAGTTGCATTATGCAACCATTACAAAGAAGGCAAGCATTCCAGGTTAATCCTTCAAACTTTGTCAAGGACATTATGACAGCTGTTTTCTTCATTAAATGGATTGACAAAAACTATTTTCGctattttaaactatttacattAGGCTATTGCACTGTTCACCCAGCACTTGCCTAACCACAATtattaaaaaatgcattttcaTTTGCATTTAGTGGTATGTCAATATACCATATTTCTGCCCATAAACGGAATGGCAGCCCTAATCTATCATGCGATGCACATAGTGAGTGACTGGTCAAATGTGTGATTTAATAAAGGGGAGCTGTCGGGCCCACTACTATTCTGTGGCCATCGCAAAGATGGATGGCTGCTAATCCAGACCAAAGAGGAATTTCTCAGATGACAGGAGTGGGTCACGTTGACATACCTCTTAATGGTAGAAGCCAGCGTGTTAACAGGGTTCCATCCCATGCATTCCAGCTGAGATGCCATTTGGTATAAATTATCGCTGCTGGGGATTCAAACAAATAGAAAGACGGCTTTAAGAAAAAAAGTATTAATTTCCCTCTAACTCTGGCAGCGGGAGACATCTCTATTTAAAAAACAGTaacacagagagaagaaaagaaagctaAATCTCTATGGGAGTCAGAGCTATGATTGAAAAATGTCCCAGTCCCCCTTCCCTATTTTGACTGACAACGGCTAATGAATGTGTTATGCACCAAGAAGCTGCCCAGGCTCAACAGCGTGGTCATCGGTTAATCAAACAGGGAGGCAGCGCGTCCCTTAGACACCATACGTGCCCATACgttattaaaaatgtaaaaaaaaaaaaaaacagaactatGCCAGACCCTGGGGCCATCCATTCTTTAACCTGCCAGGTGCTTACCCAAACACATAGCTGAGATTTATACGCTGCGCCCCTGACACTCCGGTGTTTCATCACAACGCCAGTGGACGGGGCACTGGGCAGCTGTGGTGCCTGGTACAACTctgaacagaggagaggagcgcagaggagaggagagtaaaggagaggagaggggagctgAGCTAACGGCCTTAGCTAACTGTCCTCTTCAGGCTCTCTCAAACAAACGGTGCTCAACCGAGACCCCCTCACCCCATTAGAGCGCTACCGGAGCTGAATTTAGAGCAAACCACTGGTGGGCTCCCGGTGACCCACGTAACAGTGTGCAGGTGCAGATAATCCCCTTGCTTTTTGACAATGTGTACACGAAAAGAAACATTAGAGGTCTGATTTATACGCGCACACTCACCCCAGGGATTTATCCTGAAAGGTGCAGGCTAATTTGGCCAAGATGCTTCTGTTTACTGTAAGATACTGCATGGTAGTTGCTCAATTCACTattcagttttttctttctgggaACTGTGCAGACGGTTGACAGTCCTGCGAAGGGTATTTGGccatggttttgtttttgtttggcttAGCCTTCTAGATATCTGCCTTTCCGAGTTTGGAGTGGAGCAGTAACCTGTGTTGAGCTGGAGGTTTTGATAAGTGGACATGTTTTTATTCCATCCAGGCCCCCATCCGTCGGGGCTAAAAACGGCAGCGCTGCCTCTGGTCTCTGTAAATACAGTGCTGCTGGTACCAGGCGTCCGATTAGAGAGCGGCCTGCGGAGCTTTTGATTTGAGCCTTCCCAGCTCCGGGGCTCTGCGGCAGATTATCAGGGCTGTTTATGACATTCGAAGAACCAAAAAGAAAGAGGAcgaaaagaggaaaagaagaaaaaaaaccaaAGAAGAGACTAGAAAACTGACTGCTGCAGCACATGGGCTGAGCATTACCAAACTCTCCCACtctggctttctttctttctttctttcttttgccacccctccctttctctcttttgtgcGCTCTCTCCGTCTTCCCCTTATCGACGTGAACTCTGTTATTTTGAATCGGTGTATTCTCCCCAAAGTGAAAAAAGAGAGCACGATACGTCGAATACATGCGAGGAATGCGAGTTCATTTTGAGTCATCTCAGGCATATGAGTGAGTAAACAGCCCTGTGAAGTTTTGCTGGATTGGactttcttcttcctcctcctcctcttcctcctcctccgtccagCCATTTTATCTGAATGAGGAATTCCAAACTGGTAAAACAGAGTGGAAACTGGTAGTGGATTACAAGCGTTTATTTTGGCCAGTTGCGTTCTGCTGTGTGGCCCCCCTGACCTCCGATAAGACAGGACTGTAATGGATACAGCTGGACTGCGCCGTGCTTGGGGCTATCAATTATAATTATGTCCGTTTACAACACAGCGCTCAGCAGTTTATGAGCGCAACGGGGAAGTCCAGCACACTGAGCTCACAAGTGTGTTTGAACACAAAAAAAGCATCGGTCACTCAGACAACATGCAAATGCCTGAGCCTGTGATGCCAGAGATTAGCACTGGCCGTTTTTGGGGAGAGCGTGCACAGTTCAACcgtccctttcctctcctttgctTCTCCGGAAGCATGGCGATGTAGACAATGGCACCATGACATCTGAGAGGGCGGAGGCCCTTACACATTGACCATTGTCTTGGCCTGACCACAGCGCAGGGTCATTTGCCCAAATGGCTACACTGGAGTGGAGCTGAACATCCTGTTTAACCTTGCCAACCTTCTCTGAGTAGGGTTCATAACCATATAGATATGTGTatactttctctttctgttcacAAACAGAACACTGCTTCAGCCAGTGCTCCAGTAGTGCTATATTTAAGCCTCTTGGGCAGAAAAGCCCAATGGGAATCCACAACACCTTCAGGGATGGTGTTTGGGATATTTGGGAAACAGGGTAGTAAAGAGAGGATGTACTGTGTGCTCCAGGTGCCTACCTGTTGTAAGGGTTCCTCAAGAGCAGTGCTTGACTGCCCCCACAACTGTCTGAAGGTGTGTGACAACCATACACTGGGGGAGGAACAGGATACTGCtgttcacctacacacacacacacacacacacacacacacacacacacacacacacacagagagagagagagagagagagagagagagagagagagatgagctaAATGCACTAGATGAAGATGAAGTTTCAAACAAAGGAGCCAAAGACATTGCAACTTTATCAAACAGTACTGCTCTGTGTATTTAGGTCAGGGTTATAAAGCAAAGCGGTAATGTGGAAACACCACAGTCTATCTAACACTGCAGTCTATCTAAACGGCTTACAGTTAGTTATTTGTCTCGAACACATCTCGGTAAAAGGCTGTAGCAAACTGTAGCACTATGGCTGACTAAAATGACGAGTTAGCTCACAGCTGTGTTCTGCAGCGATAATGAAGGTATTTATAACTATTATCCAAACACTCAGAAGAATCACATGCCACTCTCCATTCCAGGGGGTTCCCAAATAGCCCAGTTTGCTTTAAAGCTACTCTGCACTCAAGCAGACATTTTCTTTTATAAATGCCTTTTTAATGTGAAAGCTACACAGAGAGCGCCGACCCCTTTCCTCGCGTTTCAGCCCTTTCCCGTAATTACCCTCAAGTGTTATTTAATCTCAAATTTATTCTCATTCTCAAAATCAGAATGGATGCGTGTTATCCTATTATAAGGTGACCAAGGGGGATACCATCATGCATCACCCCCCCGCctcccttttttaaaaaaaaaaagaaaagaaaaaaagaacagactgcttgagaaaagaaaaaaaaacatagttggCTGACAACTCTTGTGCTCTGTGCTCTAGTGTAGCAATAAGCACTGAGAGATGGGGtgagggtctctctctctctctgtgtgtgtgtgtgtgtgtgtgtgtgtgtgtgtgtgtgtgtttgtgtgtgtgtgtttggacacaACAACCTGTGAAATGTAGCCGCAGACACAGTGCCGTTATGAAAACAGCGAGCTCGTCTTTGAAGCTGTTAAGAAAACCGCCTCGCTTTCTTTATTGCAACATGCAAATGAAGGATCTGGACCTGGGCCTCCATCTGCACAACATTGTGAATCGGTCCCCTGACAGTTCTAGAACATTCCAAAAGGCCTCTAACTCTCGCACTGTCTCCAACGATCACTTCCAAAGATAGGCCCTAGAAAAGTCCCCGTGTACCCATGGTTGAGTCAGAGGCATGTAGGACAGGAGAATAGAGGCATGTAGGACAGGAGAGAATAGAGGCATGTAGGACAGGAGAATAGAGGCATGTAGGACAGGAGAGAATAGAGGCATGTAGGACAGGAGAGAATAGAGGCATGTAGGGCAGGAGAATAGAGGCATGTAGGACAGGAGAATAGAGGCATGTAGGACAGGAGAATATCTAATAAAGTTGTGGGCTGCAATGACGAAGCTTACCTAATTGTgacacatatattcacacacatgcgtgcatgaacgcaaaacacaaacacacacacacacacacacacacacgatatatacacaaattaaaatacatgaaaataaatacaatacacagaaaacataaacataaatacacacatacacatagacaggGCAGCAATTAAAATACAGTTTACCCATGTTGGTTGGCTGTGCAATGGAGTCCTCATGCTTGAAGGTGTGGTTGGCAAACTGTGATGGgtggtgtgttggagtgtgtccGTAGTTGGTGGCTCCATCGAACGCATAACCTGTGTGGGGAACAGTCATCTCAATCAGCCCTGCGTACAAAAGGAATTCAGAAAAAGTCATACACAAGGAACTAAATTCATATCACACAGAACTAACTTTGTAAAGTGAAGAGAACCTATTTTGAAAAGAAAATAGAGTATTTTGTTTAGACTTGTAACATGTTGGTCAGAAAGTACATTTTTAAGAATATGCAGTGATCTAGCAACATTACTGTACCATAATGCTCTCTGTCTTAACCTTATCCTCAAGTTAACTTTAACCCTGAAACTGAAACCACACACATTATGGTAGGTATGAATTCATATGATATATTTACAAAAACAATGAGCTCATAAGCATGTGTTGTAATGTAAAGGGTCAGTGAAAATTCCAAGCGCATCCATCAAGGTGTTGACAGTGCCGCGAGACCCTTTTGTGGTTAATGGGTACACAACCCACCCATCCCCCTCAAAAACAACCACCACAGCCCCCTTCCCTGACTTGCTCCCCTGCCTCGGTGAAGCCCCACGGGGGGCGAGAACGAACGCACCCAGTGTGAAAACAAACCCTGGCAGGACACCGAAGGGGCCGACACCAGGTTTAGTGGGTGAGTCATGCCTCTCGCTGACCCGGAGTCTGCTGGCGACTCGTAAATCACCCTGCTCCTCACATGGACACCATTAATTACCCAGCACCACTCACTTTCTCCATCACAgccagagaggggaaaaaaaactcattAAAGGCACCCATTTCTCTTCAGCTTAAGACTGAGAGGAGTCGGATGTGCTGGGAGATGAGATGTGGAGCCAGGCGGAGTTTGGGTGGAGGCATCTGGAGGTCTGCTCAGTGACCTGGCACACCCTGGGGTAAAGAGGCACAGAGGGTGCCCACTATGATGGTGGAGTTCTAAGTGCCTGGCACACCTTAGCCAATTCTGGGTTGGCAATACAGTGAGTGCAATGATGAACAACTTGGTAAAATATTTCACATGCGTTCATAGTTCCAAAGATTCTTTGAATTTTGTGTTTAGCTTTTCACATACACAATCATTAAACTGTTAGATATATCTACAAGTAACATCATTATATACCCATAATACTGtatcagtttttttctttttttttaaatagggAACTCATGTGCGAGACACATCTGTTTATAAATGAATTTGCAATTTGCTTTTCTGTAGGCAGTTGTTTAATAGCAGCTGTTGCATGAGAGAGTGCAGATGATTTAAAATTACTTCTGGAGTGCTAGTTTATGAAGCATAAGCAAAATATTTATTAGGTTATTCATTCGTATTGGCTAAAGCTCTGTTTATATCAGGTTATTACattaacaaacaataaatactTTAAGGAACTGTCTCATTTACTCTGATATAGTAACTGACATGTTATAAAGTAGTAATGATTAAATAACAACTACTATTTTATTTACAGACAATTTCGTCTTAACTATTCTTACCTCACACTTGCTCCTATTTGTGAAAGTGTACCCGTATTTATCAGACAAATGAAAAGGTCTGTATGAACAAATAATGTGATccttttgtttgtattttcgTCATTATAACCCCATACAgattgaaaataatatattgTAATATTATATTACAAGTATTACAATACATTTTAAGTTATATATTGGACTAATACCATTTTGAAAACCTTGggaaatatgttttgtataattTAAAAGCAATCATAAAATGAAACGAATACTGTTAATggacagaaaataaaataaacctgAACATTCAAAAGATGCCCTTTCTCATATCAATGCTCCGCATAAATTCATAAAGCAGCCAATATTGAGAACATTACATTCTCAAAGGTGATCAAGTGGTTATGTCTGTTAAGATCATGCGGATCGCCAATATTGAGAACATTACATTCTCAAAGGTGATCAAGTGGTTATGTCTGTTAAGATCATGCGGACCCCGTTGTTACCGTCTACATTGTGTTTCCCACAACATAGTGAGCCCTTCACACATTTATTTGGACATTTCATACTATATTGGCTAATATACTATATCATCATTATAGACTAACAAGTTTGATATTTTGTATAACTCATTTTAGTATTTAAATTGGGAGCATTTTAGAACGAATAAGTACAGCAATTACTGCACAAGACTTACTGTATAAAAACTGACACTCAGCAATTGACTGGTTTGCTATAgccacaaaacagacacacacccataggTCAGTGTgaaatataaaacaaacaaaatataaaacaaacTGACCTCTGCTTTCCTTTCAAAATCCAATTCAAACATCCACATCTATCATATTTAGACAAAATATTAGTTTAAATGCCTGGCACTTAATGCCTTAATATATTTAGTTAATTATTCTGGAAGGATTGTGTTCACTCACTTTTCCTACTCACTTACAACTTACTTAAGTCTGTAAATAGTAACAAATTCAGATGCATTAATATCTGCACTGTCCAGTCAACTAATATAGAATATATGTTTATTAATATGTTGTATGTTATATTAAACAACATGTTGGGTCAGaattattagctaagtaacaAGACCAACTCTTATGGAATTAaaaatactgttaaaaatctacATATTATAAACAGTAATTAAAACCTAGATTATGAGAGAAATTAATATGTAGTTTGATATTTAACATGAGCTGTTCTTTAATTAAACGGGAAAACTGTTAAACTCACAGAAGGCAATGAAGTGAGCAGGTACATGTATAAGGTAGAAAAACTCTCTAGTATTCAGGGGCAGTCAGGCAGATGACACTGGCTAAAGCTTGATTAGTCCAACCACTATACAGTAACATGGGAAATGATGAATCTTTGCAACTTTTGGACTGGCATCCTGACTAAAATAACCATGAAAGAAAAAGATAATCATTCTGCcaagagtaggcctatgcaaccgagatacatacacacaagcacacacaaacacacgcacacacaaacacacacacacacacacacacacacaagttcttGATATCGTGTTTCAAATCAGCCAATGCCCAAACAGCCCATTTGAAACATTTGAAAAGTCacaatgtgtgcgtgtgtgtgtgtgtgtgtttgtgtgtgcgtgtgtgtgtgtgagagagagagagagagagagagagagagagcatttttGGACACTTACCCTGATTCCTGGAGGCAGGCTGAGCATCCATGCAGTTGGACAGGTAGGGCGTGTTGCTGAACATCCTGGGCTGAGTGGCCGTGGGCTGTGTGGGCGGCGGCGGCGGGGCCCCGAAGGCTCCGTAGCGGCAGGCCCCAGTGCCGGTGAACTGTCCCGAAAAGTGAACGGTGAAGGCGCTGATCCCGCAGTAGGGGTCCTCATGCGGGTCGGCCGCCGCACTCCAGCTGGGCTCCTCCTTGATGAAGGAGTGTGAGGGCAGGGAGCTGTAGGGGCCTCCGGCCGCCGGGTGGAAGTCTAGCACCGGGGCCCATTGAGGGGCGCTGCTGACCGGTAAGGGGGCACAGGTGGTCCCGTTGGCCGAGGACAGAGCAGGCATGGGAGGCGGCGGCGGAGGAGGCAGCAGGGTGTTGAGGTCACGCACGTCTGATCCCATGGTGGCCATTCGGGAAAAGCCGTCCGGAGGACAGAAGCGGGTCGCGAAGTGGGACCTGTCAATCAGCCAACCTGGATGTGACGGAAGTGAGCCTCTTCACGGATCACGATAAGAGGAGAAGACAATGTCTGGAGCAGATGTTGGCCTGGACTGATGGCACCTATCCAGCAAcaataaaggagagagagacagcggcTTCAGATGAGAGTTCAGATCAGAGTTAAGTCCGACTGGGTCTCATGGTGATCAGCAAGGACCACAAGAAGAGAGTAGCCGTCTCCAGCAGACGCATCGGGTGAGGCAGACCGGACCGATCCGTGGAACAGTCAATCCTAGTCGAGGCGACGAGGCGATCCCAGTTAAGGCAGAGTTGGCGCTGCTCTGTGGTCTGTTTGGCTCCACTCTACTCTGCTCTTCACGGCACACGAGTGAATGAGCCAGAGAGCAAGAGTAAAAGAGtgggagtggaagagaggaggaggaggaggaggaggagaggagaaggagtcaGCACTGGAGAGTAAGTGTGTCTGTTTTCTTTTGGGGAGCAGGAGAGGCGCCGATCTCAAACCCACAGAAGAgtgacggagggagggagggagagagaggaggagccaGAGGGGCCAGCGGGTGAGATGGATGAGAGCCCACTCCTCAttcatttactctctctctttctctgcctagctttcacacacacacacacagatgcacgcaagtacactcgctcacacacaagGTATTATTCTAATTTTAGTATAGTCATGCATGTGGGAGTGTTTATTCTGTAGGTGCTTTAAATTCAACTATATTAAAGTAAGAGTATTTTAGACAGCAAAGAGCACATTAAATGTATTAccccttttttttactttcacatcatttacaatgttttttttacagtaaaattaaaatattatttgcaAAGCATTAGGTTTAGCCTACTTATAGATACGTTTTTCTTTCGTTGTTTTGTGATTAAACTATTTATAATGTATTTTTCGATAAAATTGCAATAAACGGTAGATTACATTAGCTAACAACTCCTTGATGCGTTCTGCATTTAATTTCTGATCAATGTTTtaaattaggctacatgatggCATGGTCTTGTCTTGCTGCGTTTGGGAGCCACTGATCTATCGcacctcatcatcatcagcccCATCTGCGTCCACCGTTCCGATGTTCTGCGTTTCGCCTGCAATTTGTTTGTAGGGGACGGGAGGGGTTTGCTTTCTGAGAAACAACACCTAGAGAGTTGAATGCTGACTAAAAATAGTTTTGACATAAATTGTGGGTATTATTAATGGTGGGCCCATGTAATAGGCGAATTTAGCAAATAGGCTAGGGTGTATTTAATAACTCAATTTAAATGAATAGACAAGGTGAAATCACAAAGACTCCGTGCTATATACATACCCAAAATTGTTAGGGAGACGTCGCAACATCGAAAGAGGCTTTACTATAGCTGTAAATTGCTAGAGATTATGGGACAATATTAAACACAGTTTTATAGAAAACAGAGACAGCTGCATGCACTTTCGTTCAAAAACTGGATGCAGGATCATACCATAAATAATAATGAGTATTACTAACATTATCacattattaacaaaatatataaagtTTATGAATtctaaaatatgaaatagaaacatatgataagagcagcagagaggatagccactgatgtgaatgatcagtATTAAATATTACTGATGTCGTCAAGGTGGTGGAGGCCCTAAATCAAATCAATACTGTCATTCCTGGCCCATGCTCTGAAACAGCTCACACACGGAATGTATATGGAGAGCGATAAAAAGGGGACCTTGAAATTGTGACGTTATGGTGCCGCGATGAAAAATGTGGGTGCACCTAAAgtttgtgctggtgcacctaaatAAAACGAATAATAATTAGTAGTATTATTAgcagtattattattgttactattattattgtgtCAAAATAAATGAACGCTCAAATAATTTCAATCAGTAGGCTAATCCCTGATGCAAGAGTGTCgtgataaaaatgtatttgcattctttctttttattcgAAAGGTGAATGAATTCAGGCTGTAAACTTTTCCGAAATTGTGTGTCTTAGTTTGTTGATTAACTAAAAATGAGGCCTAACTGGAATTTATAAACACTGCAGAATCATGTAGTCATATCTCCAGCAGCCTGTCATGAAAATCTTTTATTTCGATTTTTTATTCTTTCTCTAAAATTCCGATTGTTTTGCCTGAAGTCCAAAATATTATTAACTTTTAATGTTGAAACATTTGGCCTAAAACATCTTTTACAGGACAATATAGGCTACGCCACAGAGACCACTAAATAAAATGTAACCAGTAAATAAAAATTTTCGCGAATCCTATGAATGCTTATTTTAAGGAACCAAGAAAATCTGGAAGATTAATGTACTTTGGCTCGGTGGGAATTCTGTTTAGATAATAACGCCCGTCTCTTATCAGCTTATTAACGGAGAGGTCAGCCCGAAACTCATCCACAGGTGTTGACTTTTTGTTGAACTCTTCACAGAGGGAGGGGTGAAAACGGTTAACGGTCAAGTGATCCCAGCATGCGTTAAAACAAACCAAAGGGTAGCCCCTCACCCAGCGCACCACATGCGTACATACATCCCCGTCAGGCGATCTCTGGGTCGGGCCAGGAAAGTTGTTACGTTATTTaaattgaataaaaaaaatagcagatAGGCTAGTATCACGCAATATCAATCGAGTAGGTTAGAGTCCCACAATTTTTATTCCCACTATTTAAGCGAAATGAGACAGTGTCACGTTTCACTGAATTTTCAATTAACACTGAAAATCCACCATTCATTTCACTATTTCAGTGAAACATTGATATTTTATGAGCAAAATGGGCTGAGGACAGATTGCAATATATGGAAAATTATATCATCTGTATCCCGGTTTGGTGGCATAtcacaacacgcacacatgcgcatgCGCGAACACACACGGGAGATGAGAAAGGACATTTTTCTTAACTCTTGGCATCAACCTTGTGAGCAAACCAACTGAGTGCATTTAAGGTGTCATCACAGCATAGATGTGGCACAGAGACATCTCTCACACATTAACAGTGAAAAGTCAGAAGTCAGTCACCTATTTACACTAATGTCaatcaccacccacacacctgGCATGGACAAGGTCCTGACAAAGCAAAGCAGAGGAGAAAATATGATGTCTCCTGTTTCATTGTGACCCATGATCATAAATCTCACTTACTATAACAGCATAACAGCAAAGGCATGTTGACAATTCATCTCATACTTTATGAAAGTATTATCCTATAACACCGTTGTCAATGCCATAAGAAGGTCTGCAAGCCCTGCCAAGCAATAATTGGCATTCTATTTGCATTGCAATCAGAAACAAGCATTcacatattcgttttttccccACAAAATGTCTTAATTcacaatgttttgttttgttatttgtacAGATGTCACATATAAACAGAAGCTGTTACAGAAGGTCAAATTTTTCCATGATACTTTTTCTTTCATCCATTTCAGATCATTGCATTTGTGTGGAGGCTAGTGTGACtgcaccctgtgtgtgtatgtgtgtgtgtgggtctgtccTTGCCCTTTCCTCTCTTGGCACCATCTAACATTTGCACACATGAGTTTAAACATagcaactcacacacaaacacacacaaacacagagagagagagagagagagagagagagagagagagagagagaggggtacacaca is a genomic window containing:
- the wt1a gene encoding WT1 transcription factor a isoform X2, with translation MATMGSDVRDLNTLLPPPPPPPMPALSSANGTTCAPLPVSSAPQWAPVLDFHPAAGGPYSSLPSHSFIKEEPSWSAAADPHEDPYCGISAFTVHFSGQFTGTGACRYGAFGAPPPPPTQPTATQPRMFSNTPYLSNCMDAQPASRNQGLIEMTVPHTGYAFDGATNYGHTPTHHPSQFANHTFKHEDSIAQPTNMGEQQYPVPPPVYGCHTPSDSCGGSQALLLRNPYNSSDNLYQMASQLECMGWNPVNTLASTIKSHAAGYESDPSTPMVYSCSTQYRFHTHGVFRGLQDVRRVPGITPAIVRSSETNEKRPFMCAYPGCNKRYFKLSHLQMHSRKHTGEKPYQCDFTDCGRRFSRSDQLKRHQRRHTGVKPFQCETCQRKFSRSDHLKTHTRTHTGEKPFNCRWPNCQKKFARSDELVRHHNMHQRNLTKLQLAI
- the wt1a gene encoding WT1 transcription factor a isoform X5 encodes the protein MATMGSDVRDLNTLLPPPPPPPMPALSSANGTTCAPLPVSSAPQWAPVLDFHPAAGGPYSSLPSHSFIKEEPSWSAAADPHEDPYCGISAFTVHFSGQFTGTGACRYGAFGAPPPPPTQPTATQPRMFSNTPYLSNCMDAQPASRNQGLIEMTVPHTGYAFDGATNYGHTPTHHPSQFANHTFKHEDSIAQPTNMGEQQYPVPPPVYGCHTPSDSCGGSQALLLRNPYNSHAAGYESDPSTPMVYSCSTQYRFHTHGVFRGLQDVRRVPGITPAIVRSSETNEKRPFMCAYPGCNKRYFKLSHLQMHSRKHTGEKPYQCDFTDCGRRFSRSDQLKRHQRRHTGVKPFQCETCQRKFSRSDHLKTHTRTHTGKTSEKPFNCRWPNCQKKFARSDELVRHHNMHQRNLTKLQLAI
- the wt1a gene encoding WT1 transcription factor a isoform X1, encoding MATMGSDVRDLNTLLPPPPPPPMPALSSANGTTCAPLPVSSAPQWAPVLDFHPAAGGPYSSLPSHSFIKEEPSWSAAADPHEDPYCGISAFTVHFSGQFTGTGACRYGAFGAPPPPPTQPTATQPRMFSNTPYLSNCMDAQPASRNQGLIEMTVPHTGYAFDGATNYGHTPTHHPSQFANHTFKHEDSIAQPTNMGEQQYPVPPPVYGCHTPSDSCGGSQALLLRNPYNSSDNLYQMASQLECMGWNPVNTLASTIKSHAAGYESDPSTPMVYSCSTQYRFHTHGVFRGLQDVRRVPGITPAIVRSSETNEKRPFMCAYPGCNKRYFKLSHLQMHSRKHTGEKPYQCDFTDCGRRFSRSDQLKRHQRRHTGVKPFQCETCQRKFSRSDHLKTHTRTHTGKTSEKPFNCRWPNCQKKFARSDELVRHHNMHQRNLTKLQLAI
- the wt1a gene encoding WT1 transcription factor a isoform X7 — protein: MATMGSDVRDLNTLLPPPPPPPMPALSSANGTTCAPLPVSSAPQWAPVLDFHPAAGGPYSSLPSHSFIKEEPSWSAAADPHEDPYCGISAFTVHFSGQFTGTGACRYGAFGAPPPPPTQPTATQPRMFSNTPYLSNCMDAQPASRNQGYAFDGATNYGHTPTHHPSQFANHTFKHEDSIAQPTNMGEQQYPVPPPVYGCHTPSDSCGGSQALLLRNPYNSHAAGYESDPSTPMVYSCSTQYRFHTHGVFRGLQDVRRVPGITPAIVRSSETNEKRPFMCAYPGCNKRYFKLSHLQMHSRKHTGEKPYQCDFTDCGRRFSRSDQLKRHQRRHTGVKPFQCETCQRKFSRSDHLKTHTRTHTGEKPFNCRWPNCQKKFARSDELVRHHNMHQRNLTKLQLAI